Below is a window of Halarcobacter anaerophilus DNA.
GTATTTAGAGGTCTAGATTTCATTGGCAGCTTTTACAAAGTTAAACATTTTTTGTTTATCTTTTTTCCCTTTACTAATTTCAACCCCTGAACTTACATCAACTCCAAAAAAGTTATACCCTTTTAACTCTTTTAAATTTTTTTCATTTAATCCGCCGGCTAAAATAAATTTTGAACAATCTACATTATCAAACCACTGCAAAGCTACCCTTTTTCCTGCTCCTCCAAACTCTTCAACAAAAGCATCGACTAAAATATATTCATTTGCATTTTTTAAAATATCATCTTTTGATTTTGCTCTTAAAACCTTTATATATTTGGTTCTTAGTTTTTCATACTCTATTAAAGAGTTATCGTCATAAACCTGAGCTAAATTTATTAAAGCCTCATCACAGATTTTGTTTATATTTTCAGCTGTTTCATTTACAAAAAGTCCTACCGTTTGAATAAAAGGAGGAAGTTTTTTTACGATTTTTCTTGCCTCTTTTGCTTCAATATATCTAGGACTTTTTTTATAAAAAACAAAACCTATAGCATCTGCTCCCGCTTCTATGGCATCAAGAGCATCTTCTAAATTCGTGATTCCGCAGATTTTAATTTTCATTTTATACCTGAAGTGATTTTATAGCTTTTGAGTAATCTTCATTTCCAAATACATAAGAGCCTGCAACAACAACATCAACTCCGGCATCTTTTAACTGATGAATATTTTTATCGTTTACTCCGCCGTCAACTTCTATTAGACAAGCAGGATTTCTTTTATTAATAAGCTCTTTTAATTTTTTCGCTTTTTCAATTACGCTTGGAATAAATTTTTGCCCACCGAATCCGGGATTTACCGACATTAATAAAACCATATCCAAATCTTCCAATAAATATTCAATACTCTCAGGTGTTGAATGGGGATTTAAAACTATTGCAGGTTTAATCCCCAAACTTTTTATTTTTTGAATAAGTCTGTGAGGATGTTTTTCACTCTCTATATGAAAAGAGATATATTCAGGCTTTAAAGGAGCGAAAAGCTCTACAAAAAAAGTGTTATTTTCAACCATCAAATGTACATCAAGAGGTTTTGTAGCTATTTTTGCAACAGGATTTACAACAACAGGTCCTAGTGTCATATTAGGTACAAAGTGACCATCCATAACGTCTACATGGATAAGATCACAGCCCCCGTCACAAATAGCTTTTATCTCTTCATTTAATTTTCCGAAATCTGCTGATAAAATCGAAGGTGCTACTTGCATCAAAAACCTTTATATTAAAATTGAGGCGATTATACTATTTTATAGTTTTATTTTTCTTTTTATGATACTATTTCAACAGATTATAATAGGAAAAAATATGAATGCAATTAAATTTCCGGGCTTTTTTCTACTTTTTGTCTCTTTTTTGCTTGCAAATGACCAATTAGAAGATTTATATAAACAAGCCTCTTTTTACGAAAATCAAAAAGAGTATAAAAAAGCAATGGAAATTTATAAAAAAATTGCCATTGAAGAGAAAAATGCAAATAGAATATATTTTGACGAAGAGAAACAAATTGCCCATAAAATTGCAACTGAAACTTTAGATAAAATAGATGATGAAGAGACGGAAAAGACTATTCAACAAATTTTGGCAAAATCTTTTGATTTGTACGCTTATGAAGAGAATTATTTTCTTCCTTTTTCTTATGATTCAAGACAAAGAGATGATAGGAAACAAACAGAAGCAAAATTTCAATTTAGTGTAAAAAAACCTATTATTTCAAACTTTTTAAAGATGAATGAAACTTTTTATTTCGGATATTCCCAAACATCCTTATGGCAGCTTTATGAAGACTCCTCGCCCTTTAGAGAGACAAGTTACAGACCAGAATTATTTGTAGAACTTCCTTACGGCAAAAAAGGCAAAACTGTTATAAAAGGTTTTAAGTTCGGTTTTCTGCATGAATCAAACGGACAACCCGTTGAAAAATCAAGATCTTGGAACAGACTCTATCTTACAAGTTATTTTCAATTAGGAAATCTATTTATTGCCCCAAAAGTTTGGTATAGAATTCCCGAAGAAAAAAATGATGATGATAATCCTGATATTGAAAAATATCTTGGATATGGGGATTTAACTTTGGTACTTCCTTATAAAAGTCATACTTTTAAACTGCTTTTTAGAAATAATTTAAGATTTAACAAAGATAATAAAGGTTTTGTTCAATTAGACTGGACCTTTCCTCTTCTTGGTTCAAAAAGTCTTTTTGCTTATGTACAAGCCTCAAGCGGATACGGAGATAGTCTAATAGATTATGATAAAGAGATAAATAGGTTTAGTTTCGGTATATCTTTATCAAGATAGTTTATTTTTCATCTAATTTGTTTTCCATAAACCAAAGAAAAGAGAAAAGAAGTCCAGGAGTTTTTGCTTTACTTTCATCATACATAAACTCTTTATATTCACCTATGGGTAAATACATTAAATCAATCTCTTCATCATGTATTCCTCCGCCTTCATGTATTTTCATTGATTCGTCAATCTCTGCATAATACAAATTTTGAGCCCCGCCGCTTACTCCTACGTTTGTATAAAAAGAGGTGATTTTTTCAATTTTTTCTAAAGGTACGTTATATCCACACTCTTCGTCAACTTCCTCTTTTACAATCTGTTCAAGGGATTTATCTTTATCCACAAGTCCCGCACACAATTCATATGTACATAATTTTGATTTATCGTTTAGAAAAACAGGAGCCCTAAACTGCTTTACCAATAAAAATGCGTTTTTTGTTTTATGAAAAAGAAGTATTGCAACAGAATCAAAACTTTTTACGGCTTCCCATACTTTTTGTGTTCCATTTTGTTTATAAGTTATTTTTACGGGATGTACGAACTTTGTTTCTTTTAATTCAGCAGTTTTAAACTCTTCAATTTTATTATTCATTTTAAACCTTTTGTATATTTTATTGATATTTCAATAAAATAGTAGTAAATTTAATTCTCCAATAAAAAAAGGCTTTTTACATGGTACTAAAATATACAGGTCCCAAAGAGATGATCTCTGCTCACGGGATAAACTTCAAAAGTGGGAAAGATGATAAATATGTATATATCTATCCGGCTTATCAAATATATAATGCACTTCACCATGATTATGAAAAAGGGCATGTCTACTCTCATAATATTCAAGGAAAAAGATTAAATGACGAAGAGCTTTTACATAATATATTATCTATCAATCCCGATTTAAAAAGAGATATTGAAAAAAAGATTGAAGAGTATAAAAACTGCTTAGACGATGAGATTGAAAAGGCAAAAGAGCATAAAGAGTATAAAGAAGAAGAGAAAAAAGTTTTTAGAAACAATCTTATTATTATGAAAAACTATAGAATACAAAGAGAGATAAATAAAATTGTCTATTATGAGTTAATCAAAACAATAGTCGATGAAATTATTGAACATAAAATAAAAGTAATAAACTCACCGTTTAGTGAAAGATATTGGCATATTTTACAATCTCTTCAAGGTGAATTATCTAATCATAATCATCGTTCGATAGCCTCTTCAATCGAGACTTTGCATAATGAAGATGGTATTAGAATAAAACTTAACATAAACTCTATCGGGAAATAATAATTTTACTAAAATCGACAAAAAAAGTTGAGCCTTTGTCGGTTTTTGATTTAAAAAAAAGATCTAAAGAGTAATCATTACAAACTCTTTTTACAATATCCAAACCTAAACCGAATCCGCCTTCATTGTTTAATCCCCTTTTATATCTTTTAAATATCTCTTCTTGTTCCCCTTTTGAGATGCCTATTCCGAAATCTTCTACACTAAAAAGCCCCTCTTTTTTTAGACTTACAACTATTTTAGAGTCTTTTTTACTGTATTTAACGGCATTTGAGATAAGATTATTAACTACTTTTTGAGCTTTTGTTTTATCCATTAAAATTTCACACTCTTCTAAAAAAGTCTCAATTACGATATTTTTGGTTACCGAAATATCGCTAAAAAACTCTACACTTTCATGTATTAAAAGATCTAATCTAATATTTTCATCTACACTCTCATATAAATTTTTAAAAGTTGAAAACTGTATATCGTTATAAATTTGAGAAATCTGTTTAGAACTGCTTAAAATATATTTCATCATTTTTTCAGGGTTTTTACCCTTTTTTAACATACTAACAGAAGTCATTAAAACAGATACCGGAGTATTTAATTCATGGGCTGAATCTTTTATAAAATTGTCTAAATGTATAACTTTTTCTCTTACGGGTTTTAATAAAATTCTTGCTAAAAGATAAGCTATAAAACCTACAAATATTGAACTTAAAATAAAAGCTATAACCGTATAAATTTTCAGTTTATCTCTGCTTTGAACCCCTCTGCAAGTCTCTAAAACTATATATTTAATAGGGATACCTACTTCATCCAAGCTGGATATAAAATAGTGATAATCCCCTTTTTCATAAAAATTCTCTTTAAATTTAAAATCTTTTCCGTCTAAATAAGAGAAAAGGACTTTTCCGTTTTTATCAAAAAGAGCATATTTAGTATCTTTTTGTTCTAGTTTTTTAGGTACAAAAGTTTTATGTCTCATATATGAGTTTAAAATATCCGTTTTTATCTTCATTGATGAGTTATTTAACTCCATACTGCAAGTTTTTTGTAAAGATTCAATCTCATCTTGGTAATAGATATAAAGCAAAATACCTATTAAAAAAAGTGCCGAGCCCATATAAACAGATAAAAAACTGATTAAAGCTTTTTTTTCGTCTTTATTCAAATTTGTACCCTATTCCTCTTATTGTCTGAATTGAATCTTTTCCTAAGATTTCTCTTAAATTTTTTATATATACTCTTATTGTGGCATCACTTGGCATCTCTTCATATACCCAAATATTTTGCAAAAGCTCTTCACTTGAAATAACTCTGTTTCTATGTCTTAAAAAATATTTTAAAATATCCCTCTCTTTTTGCGCTATATTTTTCACTTTTTCATCTATTTTTATTTGGCAGAAATCAGGAAGAAATTTAATCCTTGAACTTATCTCTATCTCGTTCTCCTGTTCTATAAAAAACTCTTTGCAAAGTTTCATTACTCTTTGGTCTAACTCTTCAAGATCAAAGGGTTTTTTAATATAATCATCGACTCCGTTTTCAAAAGACTCTTTTAGATGTTTTGTATCTTGATAAGCTGTTAAAATAATTATAGGTGTTCTGTTTTTATACTCATGTCTTAGACTCTTTAAAACTTCGATACCCGTCATTAAAGGAGTATTAATATCTAATAAAGCCAAATCATAAATATCATCAATAAGATTTTCTAAAGCCTCTTGACCGTTTGTGCATAAGGTTACTTCATAACCTTTGTCGATCAAATGTTCATTTAACAGATCGTTTAAAGCGGGATCATCTTCTAGTAACAAAACTTTCAATATAAATCCTTTTGGTTAAAAGAAGATTATACTAAAAGTTTGTTTATTACGTGTGTATTATAGGTTCAAGACTTTTTTTACTATATTATAAAGAGATTTTTCCGCTTCACTTAAAGTTTTTCCAAATGCCACTATAGAAAAATCATGCCCTTCAATAAAAAAAGAGTTATTTAAAAAAGGATCGACATTTTCATAAAGTTTGTCTAAGACTTCACTATTGTCAAGATTTTCAAAGCCAACCCTTAAAGCTTCATTGTTAAACATATAATCCCAGACTCTTTCATTGTTTATTACTATTACTGCTTTTATATTCATATCAAGTTTATACACATAAGAGTGGATAAGCCACTCGTTTGAAGGTTTGTTTACGCCTAAACAAAACATTTTTCCTTTTTGATAATCTACTTTTTTTACAAAAGAGTAATAATTTGCACTCAATTTAGGAAACTCTCCCGTATCTTTTCCCGTTATTACAAAAGAGTTTTTATTTTTATTATATCGATAAGAGATACTTCCAAAACTGCTTCCGTTTGAATAGGCTCCTATTAAGCCCAAACAAAAAAGGCGTGATCTTATCTTTTCAATTTTATTACACTCTTTTACGGCAATTTCTTCGGTTTTGGTATACTTTATTGTATAGTTAAAATCTTTTATCATAATAATATCCTTAAATTAAAGAAGTCTAACAAAACAAAGTATCAATTTGATTTCAAAAATTACTTAAAGTTATCAAATACCAAAGGAGATTTTAACTCCAAAGATTTAAGATGTTTCATAATAGTCTGCAAATCATCGATATTTTTCCCAGTTACTCTTATCTCTTCTCCTTGATTTACCGCTTTTACTTTTAATTTTAGTTTTTTAATTTCGCTTTGAATAAGTTTTGCTTCATCTGCTTTTATAGAATCGATAATTGCATAAGTATATTTTCTGTTTCCACCTGAGCTGTCCTCTTTTTTAGACTCTTCCAAAGAGTTTATTGATAAACCTCTTTTATTCATTTTAGAGATTAATATATCATACATAGCATCAACTTTATTATCACTTGAAGAGACTAAAACTAAAGTTTTTGCTCCTTGATTTAGATCAATCTCTTTTGAAATTCCTTTAAAGTCATATCTGTTATCTATCTCTTTTTGAGCCTGTATTACTGCATTTTTCATCTCACTCATATCAAGCTTAGCAGAAATATCAAAACTGTGTTCTTTTGCCATTTTGTAATCCTAATTTTTATTTTATTATAGATAATTCAAAGTTTTATAATAATTAAAAAAGAAAAAAAAGAGAATAAAAGGAGAAAATTCTCCTTTTAAAGTTTAAAGTATATGGTCGCTTTTACGAGGTTGAGGCAAAATAAGATTTAATAGAATTCCGGTAATTGCTCCAAGACCTATTCCTGAAAAAGGAACTCCACCGAAATTAAAAATCATTCCTCCAATAGAAAATACCAAAATCATAGAAACAATAATTAAATTTCTAGGACAATTAAAGTCCACATTTGCTCTTGTCAAAGTAGAGATACCGACACTTGCTATAATTCCGAAAAGAAGAAGCATAACTCCACCCATAACAGGTACGGGAATAGTTGCCAAAACTCCTCCTAATTTTCCTACAAAAGCCAAAACAATAGCAAAAATTGCCGACCAAGTCATAATTGCAGGATTAAAAGCTTTCGTAACGGTAACTGCACCTGTAACTTCCGAATAGGTTGTATTTGGAGGACCGCCGAATAAAGATGCAATAGAAGTTGCCAATCCGTCACCTAATAGAGTATTTTTTAATCCCGGTTTTTTCAAATAATCAGTTTTCGTTACATTTGAAATTGTTAACATATCACCTATATGTTCAATTGCAGGAGCAATCGCGATAGGTAAAATAAATAAAATAGCCTGCCAGTTAAATTCAGGAGCCGTAAAACTAGGAATTGCAAACCACGCAGCATTTGAGACAGGAGAGAAATCTATAATCCCCATAAAAAGTGAAACAGTATAACCTACTATAATAGCACCTAAAATAGGAATAAGTCTAAAAATTCCAGTTCCTAATAAAGAGATAAATACCATTGTAAAAAGAGAAATCATCGAAACAGTGATTGCCGTATCAAAAGGGATTAACTCAATTGCTCCGTCACCTGTTTTTCCCATTGCCATATTAACTGCAACAGGAGATAAAATAAGCCCGATAGAGATAATAACAGGACCTACAACAATAGGAGGTAAAAGTTTATGAATAAAATTATCTCCTTTTAATCTAATAATCAAACTTAAAACAACATATAATAATCCTGCTGCTACAAGCCCCGATAATGTTGCTGCCAAACCCCAAGTTTTTACCCCTTCTGAAATGGGAGCAATAAAAGCAAAAGATGAAGCTAAAAATATAGGCGGAACTGCACCTCTATTTACAAACTGAAAAACCAATGTACCGATACCTGCCGTGAATAGTGCTACATTTGGATCAAGTCCTGTTAAAATAGGAACTAACACTAATGCACCAAAAGCCACAAACAAGAACTGTAAACCTATAATCGAGTCTTTGACTCTAAAATTGTAATCCGTGGGTTTCATACGTCCTCTTCGTGTAGAAATTAAATGTTAAATAATATCGAAACTAAGATAAGAATCACGGTAAATAAATGTGTAATTTATAAGCAATTTTTTGATAATATAGACAAAATTTCAAAAGAGAGTAAACTAATGTATAAAGAGAGCACAAATGTTGTGGTTAAACATCTTGTAAACAGATTAAGAGATGTAAGGACTGCTTCAAATGAATTTAGACTAACAATTGAAGAAATATCAAGAATCGTAGCTTCAGAAGCTTTAAGTGAGTTTAAAACAATTACTACAAATATCGAAACTTGGCAAGGACCTTTAGATGTTGAGATGATAGAAGTACAAAAACTTGTTTTAATACCTATTTTAAGAGCAGGAGAACCGATGCTTACGGGAATTTTAAGAACGCTTCCTTATGCAAAAAGCGGTTTTTTGGCAATGAAAAGAGATGAAGAAACAGCAGAAAGTAAACTTTTTTATGAAAATGTTCCGCCTTTAGAAGATAAAACGGTAATAATCCTTGATCCTATGGTTGCAACAGGAGGTTCTTTAATTGATGGAATTGATTATCTAAAAAATAAAGGGGCTCAAAAAATTATTTCATTAAATATTTTAGGTGCTCCAGAAGGTGTAGAAGCAGTTACAAAAGCTCACCCTGACGTTAATATGTATATTGCTCAAATTGATGAAAGATTAGATGAAAAAAAATATATCAGACCAGGACTTGGAGATGCAGGAGACAGAGCTTTTAATACTCATATTTAATACTCTAGAGGATTTGGATATTTATATTTAAATCCTCTTTCTTCTATTTTACTTCCATCTATAATTCTATTGAAATACTCTTTTTTATTCTCAAATAGAGGTTTTTTAAATCCATACTTTAAAGCATTTTTGCAATATATCTCTTTTCTTGTAGGATGTTCACTACTGCATAAATTAAAAACTCCATTTAAATTATTTTTCAAAGCAAATTTAACCGCTTCAATAACATCTTTTTGATGGACATAATTAACTTTTACATCTTCACTATCTAAGGTTTTTCCAGAGAAATATCTTCCTGCAATTCTGTTTTCGCCCATTAATCCTGCACATCTAAAAATTAAATCTGTTTTATCTTTTATAAACTCTTCAATATCGAATATTTTTTGAGATTTTGGATTAATGATTTTTATATCTTCTCTAAAAATATTTTCAGTATCCGGATAAATAGAAGTTGAACTAATAAAAATGATTTTTTCTATCTTAGCTATATTTTTGTGATTATATATTTCCCCCAGAAATTTTAAATAGTCTTCAAATTTTGAAGGAGGAAAATTTATAAAAAGATAGTTTGTATCTAAAAGTTCATCTAAACTTTTTGTATTTTTTTCATCTAATAAATAAGAGTTTAAACCCTTATTTATCAAATCCTTTAGTTTTTCTTCACTTCTTACGGATACTTTTACTTCAAACTCTTTTTTTAACTCAAAAGCCAAAGGAAGTCCAAGCCACCCTGCTGCTAAAATAGAAAAAGTTTTCATTACTCTTTATCTTTTAACTGATTAACTTCAACTCTTAAACTTTTAATTTCATTTAACAAAGTATCCAATTTTTTACTGTCTTCATGCATTTCATCATGAAAATTTGATTCCTGAATTTTTTGCATCTCTCCTATGATTACTGCAACAAAAAGATTGAAAAATACAAAAGCCGCTATTATTACAAAAGATACGAAATATATCCAAGACAGAGGATAAACTTCCATTGCTTCATACATAACATCAGTCCAGTCCTCAAAAGTCAATATTCTAAAAAGAGTTAACATTGAAACTAAAAAATCTCTCCATAACCCGGAAGGCAAATCATGAAAATAGAAGTTTCCAACAATTGCATAAATATAAAAAATAATAAACATTAAAATTACGATATCGATTATTGAAGGAATAGCTCTGATTAACATATCGATTATTGCTTTAAGTTCGGGTCTTGCAGTAAAAAGTCTTAAAACTCTAAATACTCTTAAAACCCTTGCAACAGCTGCAAAACCTGATTGTTCCAAAGGTAATAGGGTTACGACTACGATTATAAAATCAAAAACATTCCAGCCTGATTTAAAAAAGTTTATAAATCTCTTTTCTGCAACCATTTTAATAGCGATTTCAAAAACAAAATATATTGTTACAAAATAATCTGCCAATCTTAAAAAAAGCGCATAATTTTCTTCAACCTCTCCTAATGTTTTAAACCCCAATACGGAAGCGTAGGCTAAAATTATAAATGTAGTTAAATTGGAAAACCACCTGGCATCTCGGATCTCCTCAATTTTAGCTATTACCGTCATTATAACTCCTTGATAACGCTAAATGCCGCTAATACCCATCCAATAATCATCAAAGTACCTCCAATAGGAGTTATAGCACCGATAACAGGTATATTTAAAAGAACTAATAAATAAAGGGAAAATGAGAAAATTATCATACCAATAAATATCAACCATCCAGAAATAACACTTCTTTTTGAATCACCTTTTAAGTAGATAATAAAAGCAATGGCAAAAAGCCCTAAAGTATTATAAAATTGGTATTCAACTCCCGTGTGATATACGGTTAACATAGCAGGTTCGACAATTGATTTTAAACCATGAGCACCGAAAGCACCTAAAGCAATGGCTAACGCCATCATAAAAGAGGCAATAGTTAAAAATAGTTTAACATTTTTATTAGTTTTCATTATAAACTTCCTAATTTTTTTTGGAAGTATATCTAAAAACTATTTGAAAGTATATTTAAAAAAATTTGACGAAATTTATTTCAAACTACTTTTTATCTTTCTTCTTAGAAGAGAATCCTGCACCCTTTTTCTGCTTTTTCTTTAAATCCAAATCTTCAATTAAACTTCTGTAATCAATACCCTCTTTGTTCATCATGGCAAAACAGGCTGCAACCGCTGCGATTGCATTTGGAACTTCTTCTTTCTTTTTATAAGATTGAATGTTTTTTTCACTAACTTTAATTAAAGCGGTAAATTTCGGTATTGTTAATTCTGCATCTAGTAATAATTTTTTAAATTCGATAAATGTCATTATTTAGTCCATGTATAATTTAGTTAAACTTATTATACACTATAAAGACTTGAAGTTTTTCTAAAAAAGTTATCTTTTATGTATTTTATATATATTTTATAGATAATATAGAAAACAGTTTTACTGTTTTCTACTTTACATCAACTTCCCAAAAGAAATCAATCCACTCTTTTGCCTCTTTTACGGCAAAGTCAGGTTGTAAACATGCGGTTTTTTTATAAAAGATTGTAGCAAGTTTGAAGTCAACGCTAGGAAATTTATCTCTTAGCACTTTTAAAATCTCTTCCATTGTTTCACC
It encodes the following:
- a CDS encoding phosphoribosylanthranilate isomerase translates to MKIKICGITNLEDALDAIEAGADAIGFVFYKKSPRYIEAKEARKIVKKLPPFIQTVGLFVNETAENINKICDEALINLAQVYDDNSLIEYEKLRTKYIKVLRAKSKDDILKNANEYILVDAFVEEFGGAGKRVALQWFDNVDCSKFILAGGLNEKNLKELKGYNFFGVDVSSGVEISKGKKDKQKMFNFVKAANEI
- the rpe gene encoding ribulose-phosphate 3-epimerase; this encodes MQVAPSILSADFGKLNEEIKAICDGGCDLIHVDVMDGHFVPNMTLGPVVVNPVAKIATKPLDVHLMVENNTFFVELFAPLKPEYISFHIESEKHPHRLIQKIKSLGIKPAIVLNPHSTPESIEYLLEDLDMVLLMSVNPGFGGQKFIPSVIEKAKKLKELINKRNPACLIEVDGGVNDKNIHQLKDAGVDVVVAGSYVFGNEDYSKAIKSLQV
- a CDS encoding phospholipase A; amino-acid sequence: MNAIKFPGFFLLFVSFLLANDQLEDLYKQASFYENQKEYKKAMEIYKKIAIEEKNANRIYFDEEKQIAHKIATETLDKIDDEETEKTIQQILAKSFDLYAYEENYFLPFSYDSRQRDDRKQTEAKFQFSVKKPIISNFLKMNETFYFGYSQTSLWQLYEDSSPFRETSYRPELFVELPYGKKGKTVIKGFKFGFLHESNGQPVEKSRSWNRLYLTSYFQLGNLFIAPKVWYRIPEEKNDDDNPDIEKYLGYGDLTLVLPYKSHTFKLLFRNNLRFNKDNKGFVQLDWTFPLLGSKSLFAYVQASSGYGDSLIDYDKEINRFSFGISLSR
- a CDS encoding NUDIX domain-containing protein, which gives rise to MNNKIEEFKTAELKETKFVHPVKITYKQNGTQKVWEAVKSFDSVAILLFHKTKNAFLLVKQFRAPVFLNDKSKLCTYELCAGLVDKDKSLEQIVKEEVDEECGYNVPLEKIEKITSFYTNVGVSGGAQNLYYAEIDESMKIHEGGGIHDEEIDLMYLPIGEYKEFMYDESKAKTPGLLFSFLWFMENKLDEK
- a CDS encoding sensor histidine kinase — translated: MNKDEKKALISFLSVYMGSALFLIGILLYIYYQDEIESLQKTCSMELNNSSMKIKTDILNSYMRHKTFVPKKLEQKDTKYALFDKNGKVLFSYLDGKDFKFKENFYEKGDYHYFISSLDEVGIPIKYIVLETCRGVQSRDKLKIYTVIAFILSSIFVGFIAYLLARILLKPVREKVIHLDNFIKDSAHELNTPVSVLMTSVSMLKKGKNPEKMMKYILSSSKQISQIYNDIQFSTFKNLYESVDENIRLDLLIHESVEFFSDISVTKNIVIETFLEECEILMDKTKAQKVVNNLISNAVKYSKKDSKIVVSLKKEGLFSVEDFGIGISKGEQEEIFKRYKRGLNNEGGFGLGLDIVKRVCNDYSLDLFFKSKTDKGSTFFVDFSKIIISR
- a CDS encoding response regulator transcription factor, translating into MKVLLLEDDPALNDLLNEHLIDKGYEVTLCTNGQEALENLIDDIYDLALLDINTPLMTGIEVLKSLRHEYKNRTPIIILTAYQDTKHLKESFENGVDDYIKKPFDLEELDQRVMKLCKEFFIEQENEIEISSRIKFLPDFCQIKIDEKVKNIAQKERDILKYFLRHRNRVISSEELLQNIWVYEEMPSDATIRVYIKNLREILGKDSIQTIRGIGYKFE
- a CDS encoding class II aldolase/adducin head domain-containing protein, which gives rise to MIKDFNYTIKYTKTEEIAVKECNKIEKIRSRLFCLGLIGAYSNGSSFGSISYRYNKNKNSFVITGKDTGEFPKLSANYYSFVKKVDYQKGKMFCLGVNKPSNEWLIHSYVYKLDMNIKAVIVINNERVWDYMFNNEALRVGFENLDNSEVLDKLYENVDPFLNNSFFIEGHDFSIVAFGKTLSEAEKSLYNIVKKVLNL
- a CDS encoding YajQ family cyclic di-GMP-binding protein, with the translated sequence MAKEHSFDISAKLDMSEMKNAVIQAQKEIDNRYDFKGISKEIDLNQGAKTLVLVSSSDNKVDAMYDILISKMNKRGLSINSLEESKKEDSSGGNRKYTYAIIDSIKADEAKLIQSEIKKLKLKVKAVNQGEEIRVTGKNIDDLQTIMKHLKSLELKSPLVFDNFK
- a CDS encoding uracil-xanthine permease family protein, which translates into the protein MKPTDYNFRVKDSIIGLQFLFVAFGALVLVPILTGLDPNVALFTAGIGTLVFQFVNRGAVPPIFLASSFAFIAPISEGVKTWGLAATLSGLVAAGLLYVVLSLIIRLKGDNFIHKLLPPIVVGPVIISIGLILSPVAVNMAMGKTGDGAIELIPFDTAITVSMISLFTMVFISLLGTGIFRLIPILGAIIVGYTVSLFMGIIDFSPVSNAAWFAIPSFTAPEFNWQAILFILPIAIAPAIEHIGDMLTISNVTKTDYLKKPGLKNTLLGDGLATSIASLFGGPPNTTYSEVTGAVTVTKAFNPAIMTWSAIFAIVLAFVGKLGGVLATIPVPVMGGVMLLLFGIIASVGISTLTRANVDFNCPRNLIIVSMILVFSIGGMIFNFGGVPFSGIGLGAITGILLNLILPQPRKSDHIL
- the upp gene encoding uracil phosphoribosyltransferase; this encodes MLNNIETKIRITVNKCVIYKQFFDNIDKISKESKLMYKESTNVVVKHLVNRLRDVRTASNEFRLTIEEISRIVASEALSEFKTITTNIETWQGPLDVEMIEVQKLVLIPILRAGEPMLTGILRTLPYAKSGFLAMKRDEETAESKLFYENVPPLEDKTVIILDPMVATGGSLIDGIDYLKNKGAQKIISLNILGAPEGVEAVTKAHPDVNMYIAQIDERLDEKKYIRPGLGDAGDRAFNTHI
- a CDS encoding Rossmann-fold NAD(P)-binding domain-containing protein; translated protein: MKTFSILAAGWLGLPLAFELKKEFEVKVSVRSEEKLKDLINKGLNSYLLDEKNTKSLDELLDTNYLFINFPPSKFEDYLKFLGEIYNHKNIAKIEKIIFISSTSIYPDTENIFREDIKIINPKSQKIFDIEEFIKDKTDLIFRCAGLMGENRIAGRYFSGKTLDSEDVKVNYVHQKDVIEAVKFALKNNLNGVFNLCSSEHPTRKEIYCKNALKYGFKKPLFENKKEYFNRIIDGSKIEERGFKYKYPNPLEY
- a CDS encoding ion transporter; its protein translation is MTVIAKIEEIRDARWFSNLTTFIILAYASVLGFKTLGEVEENYALFLRLADYFVTIYFVFEIAIKMVAEKRFINFFKSGWNVFDFIIVVVTLLPLEQSGFAAVARVLRVFRVLRLFTARPELKAIIDMLIRAIPSIIDIVILMFIIFYIYAIVGNFYFHDLPSGLWRDFLVSMLTLFRILTFEDWTDVMYEAMEVYPLSWIYFVSFVIIAAFVFFNLFVAVIIGEMQKIQESNFHDEMHEDSKKLDTLLNEIKSLRVEVNQLKDKE
- a CDS encoding DUF423 domain-containing protein, with the protein product MKTNKNVKLFLTIASFMMALAIALGAFGAHGLKSIVEPAMLTVYHTGVEYQFYNTLGLFAIAFIIYLKGDSKRSVISGWLIFIGMIIFSFSLYLLVLLNIPVIGAITPIGGTLMIIGWVLAAFSVIKEL